From Neobacillus sp. PS2-9, the proteins below share one genomic window:
- a CDS encoding peptidylprolyl isomerase, which produces MKKLILTGLIISALGLSACTSSNSTVVKSDAGNISQDELYQAMKSKYGTQTLQQLLVEKVLSKEYSVSKSDIDAEVKKSKEQLGDQFLPTLQQYGYKTEDDFRKSVKLNLLEKKAVHKTVKVTDKELQDAYAAYKPDIQARHILVEDEKTANDIEAKLKKGEKFEDLAKQSSKDTASATKGGDLGWFGSGVMDPDFEKAAFALKQNEISAPVKTQFGYHIIQVTGIKEKQSFDKMKDTMTDQVKDSKVTQDMIMKVLKAEFKKANIKISDKDLKSAAEFTSPAATTNS; this is translated from the coding sequence ATGAAAAAATTGATTCTTACAGGATTGATCATAAGCGCATTGGGGTTATCAGCATGCACTAGTAGTAATAGTACTGTAGTGAAGTCTGATGCGGGGAACATTTCACAGGATGAATTATATCAAGCAATGAAAAGCAAGTATGGGACACAAACTCTTCAACAATTACTTGTGGAAAAAGTCCTTTCAAAGGAGTATAGCGTTTCTAAATCAGATATCGATGCAGAAGTAAAAAAATCTAAAGAACAGCTTGGTGATCAATTTCTCCCAACCCTACAGCAATATGGCTATAAAACTGAGGATGATTTCCGAAAAAGTGTAAAACTAAATCTGCTAGAGAAAAAAGCGGTGCATAAAACGGTTAAGGTGACGGATAAAGAGTTGCAAGATGCCTACGCTGCCTATAAGCCAGATATTCAAGCACGTCATATTTTAGTAGAAGATGAAAAAACAGCAAATGATATTGAAGCTAAACTTAAAAAAGGCGAGAAGTTTGAAGATTTGGCAAAACAATCTTCCAAGGATACTGCGAGTGCTACAAAAGGCGGAGATCTCGGATGGTTCGGCTCTGGCGTGATGGACCCTGATTTTGAAAAAGCAGCATTTGCCTTAAAACAAAACGAAATTAGTGCTCCGGTCAAAACACAATTTGGCTATCACATCATTCAAGTGACAGGAATAAAAGAAAAACAATCTTTTGATAAGATGAAAGATACCATGACAGATCAAGTAAAAGACTCAAAGGTTACTCAAGATATGATAATGAAAGTACTAAAAGCTGAATTTAAAAAGGCAAACATAAAAATTTCAGATAAAGATCTAAAGAGTGCTGCGGAGTTTACCTCACCAGCAGCTACAACAAATTCATAA
- a CDS encoding LLM class flavin-dependent oxidoreductase, translating to MEIGIYTLADLNPNPQTGRTISFKQRIDEIIKAAKMADDAGLDLFGVGEHHRLDYAVSTPAVVLSAISQVTKQIKLTSATTVLNTIDPVRLFEDFATLDLLSDGRAEIIASRGAFLDSFPLFGYDPKNYDELFEEHLKLLLHLNANEKVTWNGRYRSSLKDAEISPRPVQQKIPIWAGVGSSLESAERAGRFGIGLAIVMLGGNPSEYKPLVDLYRISSDQAGHPIENMKVGVTGHAYISKTSQQAIKEFYPYHSTYWAHLNRQQGVKKTFSKEDFNQMAGKETALFVGSSQQIIEKVLTQYELFGHQRFIAQMDIGGMPFKKVAENIERLATEVAPVIRKETRQ from the coding sequence ATGGAAATTGGAATCTACACATTAGCAGATTTAAACCCAAATCCACAAACAGGCAGAACGATTAGTTTTAAGCAACGAATAGATGAAATTATTAAAGCTGCAAAAATGGCGGATGATGCTGGACTTGATCTATTTGGTGTGGGAGAACATCACCGTTTGGATTATGCAGTGTCCACACCCGCTGTCGTCTTATCAGCGATTTCCCAAGTCACTAAACAAATTAAGTTAACAAGTGCTACTACCGTGTTAAACACCATCGACCCTGTACGATTATTTGAAGATTTTGCAACTCTTGATTTACTTTCAGATGGACGTGCTGAAATTATTGCTAGCCGCGGGGCTTTTTTAGATTCCTTCCCACTATTCGGATATGATCCAAAGAATTATGACGAATTATTTGAAGAACACTTGAAGCTTTTATTACACTTAAACGCGAACGAAAAAGTTACCTGGAATGGTCGCTACCGCTCATCATTAAAGGATGCAGAAATTTCACCACGTCCTGTTCAACAAAAAATCCCAATATGGGCAGGTGTCGGAAGCTCCCTTGAAAGTGCAGAACGAGCAGGTAGATTTGGTATTGGATTAGCAATAGTCATGCTAGGTGGGAATCCAAGCGAATATAAGCCGCTTGTTGACTTATACCGAATAAGTTCTGATCAAGCTGGTCACCCAATTGAAAACATGAAAGTGGGTGTTACGGGACACGCTTATATTTCAAAAACGAGCCAGCAGGCAATTAAAGAATTTTATCCGTATCATTCTACTTATTGGGCTCACCTTAATCGGCAACAGGGTGTCAAAAAGACTTTTTCAAAAGAAGACTTTAACCAGATGGCTGGCAAAGAAACAGCCCTTTTTGTTGGAAGTTCTCAACAGATCATTGAAAAAGTATTGACCCAGTACGAGCTATTTGGTCACCAACGTTTCATTGCGCAAATGGATATCGGCGGGATGCCCTTTAAAAAAGTCGCCGAAAACATTGAACGATTGGCAACAGAAGTCGCACCTGTTATACGTAAGGAAACTAGACAATAA